One genomic window of Tenacibaculum tangerinum includes the following:
- a CDS encoding UDP-3-O-(3-hydroxymyristoyl)glucosamine N-acyltransferase: protein MKFKQPQTLEQIATLLNVDFVGAKDFVITGINEIHVVEKGDIVFVDHPKYYDKALNSAATTILINKKVACPEGKSLLISDDPFRDFNKITKHFNPFIASKKTIADTAIIGEGTIVQPNVFIGENVTVGKNCVIHPNVTIYNNTVIGNNVTIHANTVLGADAFYYKNRPEGFDKLISGGKVVLEDNVDLGASCTIDRGVTGDTTIGNGTKIDNQVHVGHDTVIGKKCLIASQTGIAGCVVIEDEVTIWGQVGTNSGITIGKGAVILGQTGVTKSVPGGKSYFGTPISESREKLKELAEIKQFLKEQKKK from the coding sequence ATGAAATTCAAACAGCCTCAAACTTTAGAGCAGATAGCAACGTTATTAAACGTTGATTTTGTGGGAGCTAAAGACTTTGTTATTACAGGAATCAACGAAATTCATGTCGTAGAAAAAGGAGACATTGTTTTTGTAGACCATCCAAAATACTACGACAAAGCATTAAACTCAGCAGCGACCACCATATTAATCAATAAAAAAGTAGCTTGCCCAGAAGGAAAATCATTATTAATTTCTGACGATCCGTTTAGAGATTTTAATAAGATTACAAAACACTTCAACCCGTTTATAGCCTCTAAAAAGACCATTGCAGATACTGCAATTATAGGTGAAGGAACCATTGTTCAACCCAATGTTTTTATAGGAGAGAATGTTACCGTAGGTAAAAACTGTGTAATACATCCCAATGTAACCATCTATAACAACACCGTTATAGGAAACAATGTAACCATTCATGCAAATACAGTTTTAGGTGCCGACGCTTTTTACTATAAAAATCGTCCTGAAGGTTTCGATAAATTGATTTCAGGAGGAAAAGTAGTACTAGAAGACAATGTAGATTTAGGTGCTTCATGTACTATTGATAGAGGAGTAACAGGTGACACTACGATTGGAAACGGTACGAAAATAGACAACCAAGTACATGTTGGTCACGATACTGTGATAGGAAAAAAATGCTTAATAGCCTCTCAAACAGGAATTGCAGGCTGTGTTGTTATTGAAGACGAAGTGACTATTTGGGGTCAGGTTGGTACTAATAGCGGAATTACCATAGGGAAAGGAGCGGTAATATTAGGACAAACAGGAGTTACCAAATCTGTACCAGGCGGAAAATCATATTTCGGAACACCCATATCAGAGTCTAGAGAAAAATTAAAAGAACTCGCTGAAATAAAACAATTTTTAAAAGAACAAAAAAAGAAGTAA
- the sucD gene encoding succinate--CoA ligase subunit alpha yields the protein MSVLVNKDSKIIVQGFTGSEGTFHAGQMIDYGTNVVGGVTPGKGGQEHLGKPVFNTVDEAVQKVGADTSIIFVPPAFAADAIMEAAEAGIKVIICITEGIPTADMVKVKAYIDQLDCTLVGPNCPGVITPEEAKVGIMPGFIFKKGKVGIVSKSGTLTYEAADQVVKQGYGITTAIGIGGDPIIGTTTKEAVELLMNDDETEAIVMIGEIGGNLEAEAARWIKADGNRKPVVGFIAGQTAPAGRTMGHAGAIVGGADDTAQAKMKILAENGVHVVDSPAKIGEMVAKVLA from the coding sequence ATGAGTGTTTTAGTAAATAAAGATTCAAAAATTATAGTTCAAGGTTTTACAGGGAGTGAAGGTACTTTTCACGCTGGTCAAATGATCGATTACGGAACAAACGTAGTTGGAGGTGTTACACCAGGTAAAGGAGGCCAGGAGCATCTAGGAAAACCCGTTTTTAATACCGTTGATGAAGCTGTTCAAAAAGTAGGAGCTGATACTTCTATTATTTTTGTACCACCAGCATTTGCTGCTGACGCTATTATGGAAGCTGCTGAAGCTGGAATTAAAGTAATTATTTGTATTACGGAAGGAATTCCTACGGCTGATATGGTAAAAGTAAAAGCCTATATCGACCAGTTGGATTGTACTTTAGTAGGTCCTAACTGTCCAGGTGTAATTACTCCTGAAGAAGCAAAAGTTGGAATCATGCCAGGCTTCATCTTTAAAAAAGGAAAAGTAGGAATCGTTTCTAAATCAGGAACATTAACCTACGAAGCAGCCGATCAAGTAGTAAAACAAGGATACGGAATTACTACTGCTATTGGTATTGGTGGAGACCCAATTATTGGAACAACTACGAAAGAAGCAGTTGAGCTATTAATGAATGACGATGAAACAGAAGCCATCGTTATGATTGGTGAAATTGGAGGGAATCTAGAAGCAGAAGCAGCGCGTTGGATAAAAGCGGATGGTAACCGTAAACCAGTGGTTGGTTTTATAGCAGGACAAACTGCCCCAGCTGGTAGAACAATGGGACACGCTGGTGCTATCGTTGGAGGTGCTGATGATACAGCACAAGCAAAAATGAAAATTTTAGCAGAAAATGGAGTTCACGTGGTGGATTCTCCTGCTAAAATAGGAGAAATGGTAGCCAAAGTTTTAGCATAA
- the fabG gene encoding 3-oxoacyl-[acyl-carrier-protein] reductase → MKLLENKTAIITGATRGIGRGIALEFANQGCNVAFTYNSSVEAATALENELKALGVKAKGYQSNAAEFDAAQELAKNVLEEFGTIDVLVNNAGITKDNLLMRISEDDFDKVIEVNLKSVFNLTKAVIRPMMKQRAGSIINMSSVVGLKGNAGQANYAASKAGILGFSKSVALELGSRNIRSNVVAPGFIETEMTAKLDEKVVEGWRNEIPLKRGGTPQDIANACVFLASDMSSYITGQTLSVDGGMLT, encoded by the coding sequence ATGAAACTTTTAGAAAATAAAACAGCAATCATTACAGGTGCTACTAGAGGTATAGGTAGAGGAATTGCACTAGAATTTGCAAACCAAGGATGCAACGTTGCATTTACGTATAACTCTTCAGTTGAAGCGGCCACAGCCTTAGAAAATGAATTAAAAGCATTAGGAGTAAAGGCAAAAGGGTATCAATCAAATGCTGCAGAGTTTGATGCAGCACAAGAATTGGCGAAAAATGTTTTAGAAGAATTCGGAACCATTGATGTTTTAGTAAATAATGCAGGTATTACTAAAGACAACTTGCTAATGCGTATTTCTGAAGATGATTTTGATAAAGTAATCGAGGTAAATTTAAAATCGGTTTTCAATTTAACTAAAGCAGTTATCCGACCAATGATGAAACAACGTGCAGGCTCAATAATCAATATGAGTTCTGTGGTGGGCTTAAAAGGAAACGCTGGGCAAGCAAACTATGCTGCTTCTAAAGCAGGAATTTTAGGTTTTTCAAAATCGGTTGCGTTAGAATTAGGTTCTCGTAACATTCGTAGCAACGTAGTTGCTCCTGGTTTTATTGAAACTGAAATGACCGCAAAACTTGATGAAAAAGTAGTGGAAGGTTGGAGAAATGAAATTCCTTTAAAAAGAGGAGGAACTCCCCAAGATATTGCCAATGCTTGTGTATTTCTGGCTTCAGATATGAGTTCGTATATCACAGGACAAACCTTATCGGTAGATGGAGGAATGTTAACATAA